Proteins encoded in a region of the Cinclus cinclus chromosome 19, bCinCin1.1, whole genome shotgun sequence genome:
- the LOC134051808 gene encoding sperm acrosome-associated protein 9-like — MDEIVETLGKIEQKYKIFQQQQFTFIKALKLTQVEANDVVRPVSSINQVECYKDHHCHNSRDRRVLNMFISICNDLRNLCHKLEKVHPGDSVSNGLLEKCKVLLNDSNDFTALRATYPHGVVNYLSLEEAKDGYGGVVSLIPIVIDIVREWITYSNKHLLLNVSHGHETSKKETPTSQTSPARHFASQTSVSNKNTVQLQDGECSKCKYQDPRLKNKAPWRPPGKHPY; from the exons ATGGATGAGATCGTGGAAACGCTAGGAAAGATCGAGCAGAAATACAAgatcttccagcagcagcagttcacATTCATCAAAGCACTGAAACTCACGCAGGTGGAAGCCAATGATGTGGTCAGACCTGTGTCATCCATTAACCAG GTAGAGTGCTACAAGGACCACCACTGTCACAACTCCAGAGACAGGCGTGTACTCAACATGTTCATCTCCATCTGCAATGATCTCCGCAACCTCTGCCACAAGCTGGAAAAGGTTCATCCTGGGGACAGCGTGTCCAATGGCCTTTTGGAGAAGTGCAAAGTGCTCCTTAATGACAGCAACGACTTCACTGCCCTTCGAGCCAC CTACCCCCACGGTGTTGTGAACTACCTGAGCTTAGAGGAAGCAAAGGATGGTTATGGAGGGGTGGTGAGCCTCATCCCCATCGTTATAGACATTGTGAGGGAGTGGATAACCTACAGTAACAAGCACCTGCTGCTTAACGTGAGTCATGGACATGAAACATCCAAGAAGGAGACACCCACTTCCCAAACATCCCCTGCCAGGCACTTTGCATCTCAGACCTCCGTTAGTAACAAAAATACTGTGCAATTGCAGGATGGAGAATGCTCAAAGTGCAAGTATCAAGACCCACgtttgaaaaataaagctcCCTGGAGGCCACCAGGCAAACACCCCTATTAG